The Mesorhizobium sp. INR15 region GGCGGGCCGGCTGTTCTCAAGCATGTCCTTGATCAGGTAGATGCGGCCGCGCGGTGAATCCAGTTCGTTGCCAAGCGTCACATAGGTCGGGCAGGTCGCGGTGCAGAAGCCGCAATGCACGCATTTGCGCAGGATCTTTTCCGATTCCGCGACATGCGGATCGGCGAGTTGAGCAAGCGAGAAACTGGTCTGCACGTGAAACGTCCTTACTGCCTGAGCGAGGTCATGCCCTAAAGTCCAAGGAACCAGCTTTCCGGATTCTTGACCGGCTCGCCACGCTGCAAGGCCTGCAGGCCGAGGATGCAGCGGGCGATGAACCAGACAGCGACGGCGAACATCAGCACGAAACCGATGATCACGAACACCAAGACAAACGCGATCAATGCGTAGAGCAGACCGATCCAGAAGGTGCGGATGAGGAACGTGTAGTGGCTCTCGACGAAACCGCCGGCCTTGCCGCGGTTGATGTAGGCGAGCACAAGGCCGACAATGCCGCTGACGCCGATGACAAAGCCGGCCAGATAAAGGACGTAAATGACCAGCGCATTGGTCGGCCCCGGCTCCAGCCAACGGTCGGTGGGGCGTGGCCCTGTCGCGGCCGGGCCTGGATCGATGTTGCTCATGGCATTGCTCCCTCGGTTGCGGAATGGAGCCTAGCAGAGCTGTCACCCGGCACCATCCGGCCCGGATTGAGAATATCCTTCGGGTCGAATTCGTGCTTCAGCCGCGCGGCCAGCGCAGCCAGCGCCGGCGCCTGCGGCTCGAACACCGGCAAAGCGGCGCGATACGATGGCGTGGCGCGGACCAGTGTCGCATGGCCGCCGCCGTGCTTTCTCAGCAGCCCGCGCAATAGGGCGGCTTCGGGATCGCCCTCCTCCATGCGCAGCCAGATCAGTCCGCCCTGCCAGTCATAGAAGGCGCTGACGGCGGCCTGCATGCGCAATGTCAGCACCATCTGGTGGCTCTCCGCCGGCGTCATCGAAACGCGCCACACGGGTTTCTCGCTGCCATCGGCGAAAGGCCGGCAATCCCTGATATCGCGCCAGATGGCGTTTGAGGTTTCGGCCTCAATCTCTTCTAGCGGACCTGCATTCCTCAGCAATGCCTTCAGCGCGGCGATGCGGTAAGCGACCGAAGGGCCAAAACCCTCGACCCGCAACAAAGTCGCCGCATCGCTGCCGAGACTGCCGCCGGCAACGCGCGCGGCGACACGTTCGGGCAGATGCGCCGCGCTCGACACTTCGGCGCTAGAACCAAGCGCCAGAGCCATGGCGGCAACAGCCGCATCATCGAGCAGGCCACGGATGGCGAGCGTGATTTCGGTCTCGGCGGCAGGCAGCACCTTGAAGGTGACATCGGTGAATACAGCCAGCGTGCCCCAGCTGTTGGCCATCAGTTTGGACAGGTCGTAGCCGGTGACGTTCTTGACCACGCGGCCGCCGGACTTGAAGGCCTCGCCACGGCCGGAAACCGCATTGATGCCGAGGATATGGTCGCGGGCAGCACCGGCCTTCAGCCGGCGCGGGCCGGAAAGGTTCGCGGCCAGCACGCCGCCCAGCGTGCCTTTTCCAGGCTCGCCGCCAAGCAACGGGCCGTAATCCATCGGCTCGAAGTCGAACCGCTGGCCATTTTGCGCCAGCAGGCTTTCGATCTCGGCCAGCGGCGTGCCGGCCTTCGCCGACAGCACGAGCTCGGCCGGTTCGTAGAGCGTGACACCGGTCAGTTTCGACAGATCGAGCGTGTGCCCGGTCTGCAGCGGGCGACCGATGCCGCGCTTCGAACCATGGCCGACGATTTCGAGCGGTGCGTCCTCGGCCACGGCCCAAGCGACGGCGGAGAGGACTTCGTCCGATGTGGTTGGGGTGAAGGTGGTCATTCGAACGATGCGCCATCTGCAAATGCGGAGAAGCCGTGATCCTGCCCACCCCCCTCTGTCCTGCCGGACATCTCCCCCGCAAGGGGGGAGATTGGCTGGTCGCAATGTTGGCGCTTGTCTTGCTGTATGCGAGATTGGCGAAAGCCGTGATGAGAGCTCAATCTCCCCCCTTGCGGGGGAGATGTCCGGCAGGACAGAGGGGGGTGTTCAAGCGCCGACATGTCCACTCAAAACCTCGGAATGTCCGGGAACGGCAGCTTGCCGCCCGAAATATGCATGCGCCCGAGCTCGGCGCAGCGGCGCAGTTGCGGAAATACTTTTCCCGGGTTGAGCAGATGGTTGGGATCGAAGGCGCATTTGACGCGCATCTGCTGGTCGAGGTCGATCTGGTTGAACATTTCCGGCATCAGGTCGCGCTTCTCGACGCCGACGCCGTGCTCACCGGTCAACACGCCGCCGACCTTGACGCAGAGCCGCAGGATGTCGGCGCCAAAGCTTTCGGCCTTGTCGAGTTCGCCGGGGACATTGGCATCGTAGAGGATCAGCGGATGCAGATTGCCGTCGCCGGCATGAAAGACATTGGCGACGCCGAGGCCGTATTTCTCCGAGAGCTCGCGCATGCCGGCCAGCACGCGCGGCAGTTCCTTGCGCGGGATAGTGCCATCCATGCAGTAATAGTCGGGTGAGATGCGGCCAACCGCCGGAAACGCCGCCTTTCGGCCAGCCCAGAAACTCGCCCGTTCCTGCTCCGACTGCGAGATGCGGCAGGTTGTCGAACCGTTGCGGATGGCGATCGCTTCGACAGCGGCGATCAGGTGATCGACCTCGACGCCTGGCCCGTCGAGTTCGACGATCAGCAGCGCCTCGACATCGAGGGGATAGCCGGCATGGACGAAATCCTCGGCGGCGTGGATCGCCGGCCGATCCATCATCTCCATCCCACCCGGAATGATGCCGGCGCCGATAATGTCGGCGACGCATTGGCCGCCCTGCTCGCTGGTGGGAAAGCCGATCAGAAGCGCACGCGCCGTTTCCGGCTTCTTCAAGATACGTACCGTCACCTCGGTGACGACGCCAAGCAGGCCTTCGGAGCCGGTCATGACGCCAAGCAGATCATAGCCTTCGGAATCGAGATGATTGCCGCCGAGGCGAACCACCTCGCCGTTCATCAGCACCATCTCGATACCCAGCACATTGTTGGCGGTAAGGCCATATTTCAGGCAGTGCACGCCGCCGGAATTCTCCGCGACATTGCCGCCGATCGAGCAGGCGATCTGGGAGGATGGATCGGGCGCATAATAGAAGCCCTCCTGCTCGACGGCGGTGGTGATGCCGAGATTGGTGACACCGGGCTGGGCAACGACAACGCGGTTGGGAAAATCAATCGTGAGAATGCGGTTGAAGCGGCTCATGACCAAGAGCACGGCATCTTCAAGCGGCAGCGCGCCGCCCGACAGCGAGGTGCCGGAACCGCGCGGCACGACGCGGATGTTGCGATCGTTGCAGTATTTCAGCACACGGGAGACCTGCGCCACCGTCTGCGGCAGCACCACCACCAGCGGCAGTTGCCGATAGGCCGTCAGTCCGTCGCTCTCGAAAGCCCGCATGGCGTTGGCCGCGTCGACGACGCCCTCGCCCGGCACGATGATGCGCATGTCGGCGACAATCTCGTTTCGCCGGCGCATCGTGGCATCATCAGGTTTCGGCATGGCCAGGCCGGACATCAACAGCCTCACTTAGCTTGACTGGTCAAAATCTTTTACCAGTGAAGCGGCGATGTTGCAAATCCTGCTTTGGCGGAAAATCGGACGCCGAGGCAGAGCCACGCTTCCGCAGCGGCAATCTGCCGCTGTTTGACCAGCCCTCCGCCGTTTATGAATAAACTCGTTATTCGCCGGCGTGCTTGCCGGGCTCGGAATGCATCTGGCGCACACGGCGCACACCCCACCAGACAAGCAGGAT contains the following coding sequences:
- a CDS encoding DUF4870 domain-containing protein, with translation MSNIDPGPAATGPRPTDRWLEPGPTNALVIYVLYLAGFVIGVSGIVGLVLAYINRGKAGGFVESHYTFLIRTFWIGLLYALIAFVLVFVIIGFVLMFAVAVWFIARCILGLQALQRGEPVKNPESWFLGL
- a CDS encoding FAD-binding protein, which translates into the protein MTTFTPTTSDEVLSAVAWAVAEDAPLEIVGHGSKRGIGRPLQTGHTLDLSKLTGVTLYEPAELVLSAKAGTPLAEIESLLAQNGQRFDFEPMDYGPLLGGEPGKGTLGGVLAANLSGPRRLKAGAARDHILGINAVSGRGEAFKSGGRVVKNVTGYDLSKLMANSWGTLAVFTDVTFKVLPAAETEITLAIRGLLDDAAVAAMALALGSSAEVSSAAHLPERVAARVAGGSLGSDAATLLRVEGFGPSVAYRIAALKALLRNAGPLEEIEAETSNAIWRDIRDCRPFADGSEKPVWRVSMTPAESHQMVLTLRMQAAVSAFYDWQGGLIWLRMEEGDPEAALLRGLLRKHGGGHATLVRATPSYRAALPVFEPQAPALAALAARLKHEFDPKDILNPGRMVPGDSSARLHSATEGAMP
- a CDS encoding FAD-linked oxidase C-terminal domain-containing protein, which codes for MSGLAMPKPDDATMRRRNEIVADMRIIVPGEGVVDAANAMRAFESDGLTAYRQLPLVVVLPQTVAQVSRVLKYCNDRNIRVVPRGSGTSLSGGALPLEDAVLLVMSRFNRILTIDFPNRVVVAQPGVTNLGITTAVEQEGFYYAPDPSSQIACSIGGNVAENSGGVHCLKYGLTANNVLGIEMVLMNGEVVRLGGNHLDSEGYDLLGVMTGSEGLLGVVTEVTVRILKKPETARALLIGFPTSEQGGQCVADIIGAGIIPGGMEMMDRPAIHAAEDFVHAGYPLDVEALLIVELDGPGVEVDHLIAAVEAIAIRNGSTTCRISQSEQERASFWAGRKAAFPAVGRISPDYYCMDGTIPRKELPRVLAGMRELSEKYGLGVANVFHAGDGNLHPLILYDANVPGELDKAESFGADILRLCVKVGGVLTGEHGVGVEKRDLMPEMFNQIDLDQQMRVKCAFDPNHLLNPGKVFPQLRRCAELGRMHISGGKLPFPDIPRF